In Vigna unguiculata cultivar IT97K-499-35 chromosome 3, ASM411807v1, whole genome shotgun sequence, a single genomic region encodes these proteins:
- the LOC114177893 gene encoding pentatricopeptide repeat-containing protein At1g77360, mitochondrial-like has translation MNREMEAVAENPARSRGLKYASINPNKPQPSPIPKPNQFPSHLDAPNVSSSARALCDILTRASPHEIETALSSSGIDPDEDLVKEVLKLSYNYPSSAVKFFRWAGRGKRHPAHTWNLMVDLLGKNQLFEPMWDAVRSMKQEEKLSLSTFASVFHSYSAAGRFNEAVMSFDVMDRYGVKQDVVAVNSLLSAICCEDNQTSVGVEFLERIKAKVSPDGDTFAILLEGWQREGNAAKAKITFGDMVAQVGWDKDNVAAYDAFLMTLFRADLMDDVVRFLQAMKDHDCFPGLKFFTNALDALVKRNDAHHAIPMWDVMVSGELVPNLIMYNAMIGLLCNNVAIDHAIRLLDEMAFHGAFPDSLTYNMIFECLVKNKKARETERFFAEMIKNEWPPTGPNCAAAIAMLFECDDPEAAHEIWSYVVENHVKPLDESANAMLVGLCNLSRLSEVKRLAEDVLYRRIKVYESTMTLLKDAFYKEGRSARDRYDSIYRKWKAHVQL, from the coding sequence ATGAATCGTGAAATGGAGGCAGTGGCTGAAAACCCCGCAAGGTCGAGGGGGTTAAAGTACGCATCCATAAACCCTAACAAACCTCAACCATCCCCAATTCCCAAACCCAACCAATTCCCCTCCCACCTCGACGCGCCCAACGTCTCGTCTTCCGCTCGTGCCCTCTGTGACATCCTCACACGCGCCTCCCCTCACGAAATCGAAACCGCCCTCTCCTCCTCGGGAATCGATCCCGACGAGGACCTCGTCAAAGAGGTCCTGAAACTCTCCTACAATTACCCTTCCTCCGCCGTCAAGTTCTTCCGGTGGGCCGGGCGAGGCAAAAGGCACCCGGCTCATACCTGGAACTTGATGGTCGACCTGCTGGGTAAAAACCAGCTTTTCGAGCCCATGTGGGACGCCGTCAGGTCCATGAAACAGGAAGAGAAGCTTTCTCTCTCCACCTTCGCTTCCGTCTTCCATAGCTACTCCGCCGCCGGTAGGTTTAACGAGGCCGTCATGAGCTTCGACGTCATGGACAGGTATGGCGTCAAGCAGGACGTGGTGGCCGTTAACTCGCTCCTCAGCGCCATTTGCTGCGAGGACAACCAAACGTCCGTGGGCGTCGAGTTTCTCGAGAGGATCAAGGCGAAGGTGTCGCCTGACGGCGACACCTTTGCCATTCTTCTCGAAGGGTGGCAGAGGGAAGGCAATGCTGCTAAAGCTAAGATCACGTTTGGTGATATGGTGGCTCAAGTTGGCTGGGACAAGGACAATGTTGCTGCCTACGACGCGTTTTTGATGACCCTCTTTCGCGCTGACCTCATGGATGATGTTGTCAGGTTCCTTCAGGCTATGAAGGACCATGATTGCTTCCCAGGTTTGAAATTCTTTACCAACGCGCTTGACGCTCTTGTCAAGCGAAACGACGCCCATCACGCTATCCCTATGTGGGATGTGATGGTCAGTGGCGAGTTAGTGCCTAATTTAATCATGTATAATGCCATGATTGGGTTGCTCTGCAACAATGTTGCTATTGATCACGCCATTCGCCTGCTCGATGAGATGGCTTTCCATGGCGCTTTTCCGGACTCCCTTACCTACAACATGATCTTTGAGTGCTTGGTGAAGAATAAGAAGGCGCGTGAGACGGAGAGGTTCTTCGCCGAGATGATCAAGAATGAGTGGCCCCCTACCGGCCCTAACTGCGCTGCCGCCATTGCAATGTTGTTTGAATGCGATGATCCTGAAGCAGCGCATGAAATTTGGAGTTATGTTGTTGAGAATCATGTCAAGCCGCTTGATGAGAGTGCGAATGCCATGCTAGTTGGACTTTGTAACTTGAGTAGATTATCGGAGGTTAAGAGGCTGGCTGAGGATGTGCTTTATAGAAGGATCAAGGTATATGAATCTACAATGACATTACTGAAGGATGCCTTCTATAAAGAAGGTAGAAGTGCAAGAGATAGATATGATAGTATCTATAGGAAGTGGAAAGCTCATGTCCAGTTGTAA